In Gammaproteobacteria bacterium, the DNA window GGCCTGGCCAACGCAGTCACGCTGATCGTGCTGCTGCGCCATGGCCTGCGCGCGGCGATCTGGGTCGGCGCATTGCGCGTGCTGGTCGGCAGCCTGCTGGTCGGGAGCCTGATGACGCCCACCTTCTGGCTCTCCGCCAGCGGCGCCACGCTGTCGATACTGGTGCTGTGTCTGGGCGCCGCCTGGAACCGCGCGCTGCCGGCTGCGCGACTGTCGGCCATAGGCCTGTCGGTGCTGGCCGCACTGGCCCACATGAGCGGGCAGTTCTTCGTCGCCTATCGTCTGTTCATTCCGCATCCCGGCCTGCTGCGGCTGCTGCCTCTGCTGCTGGGCGCGGCGCTGCTGTTCGGCACCGTGACCGGCTGGATCGCCTCGCGGATACTGGCACGCCTGCCGCCGCTTGCAACCTCGGCTGTCGGCGACGAAGCTCCGCGATAGGTCGCGCGGCGCCTCCGGCTTGTTCCCCGTCGCCGCGACGCGGATACTTGGCACATGGAAGCGCCCTACTTCAGCAACCAGTTCCTCGTTGCCATGCCGGGCCTCGATGACGAGAACTTCGATCATTCCGTCACGCTGTTGTGCGAGCACAACGACGAGGGCGCGCTGGGGCTGATCGTCAACCGTCCGACCGAGCTCAAGCTCAGCGACATGCTCTCGCATATGGGGCTTGAAGCCGGGGCGCTGTCCGGCGCCGACAATCCGGTGTTCTGGGGTGGCCCGGTCCAGCCGGAACGCGGCTTCGTGGTGCATCGCCAGCCTGGCGCCTGGGAATCCTCGATGCGCATCGCAGAGGATCTCTACATCACCACCTCACGCGACATTCTCAAGGCCATGACCGAGGGCAATGGGCCCTCCGAGTTCATTGTCGCGCTCGGCTATGCCGGCTGGGACGCCGGACAGCTTGAGGAGGAGATTCTCGGCAATGCCTGGCTCAACACGCCGGTCGACAAGGCGATCCTGTTCCATACTCCGGCGGTCGACCGTTGGCTGGCGGCGACGC includes these proteins:
- a CDS encoding Gx transporter family protein, giving the protein MHPQWLAVDVGRCHGLSAEPRDDRPARPRRARDRCGEPVKPAASINAVPDQQDRLIAWFAALAIAIHILEASFPSPVPGIKPGLANAVTLIVLLRHGLRAAIWVGALRVLVGSLLVGSLMTPTFWLSASGATLSILVLCLGAAWNRALPAARLSAIGLSVLAALAHMSGQFFVAYRLFIPHPGLLRLLPLLLGAALLFGTVTGWIASRILARLPPLATSAVGDEAPR
- a CDS encoding YqgE/AlgH family protein, with amino-acid sequence MEAPYFSNQFLVAMPGLDDENFDHSVTLLCEHNDEGALGLIVNRPTELKLSDMLSHMGLEAGALSGADNPVFWGGPVQPERGFVVHRQPGAWESSMRIAEDLYITTSRDILKAMTEGNGPSEFIVALGYAGWDAGQLEEEILGNAWLNTPVDKAILFHTPAVDRWLAATRLLGVDVTQLSDQAGHA